The nucleotide sequence ATTATGTGGTCTTCAAATTTACATCACATTTATTATAGTCAATAATCATCAAAGAGTCCAAGCTCATCACATCTGTCAGCTGCTAAACCTTTTGTTCATTGGAAAAGATATGGTAGTGTTGAAACAAATACATAAATGATAAGGGTGAGCATGTGATGGAACAAACGGATCTCTATACATTAATTAAAAATTACTACCCCTTTGACCTTTTAACAGACGAACAACTTAATAAAGTTGTTTCCGGAGCGAAATATACAACATTTGCAAAAAATGAAATGCTTTTTCATGAAGATGAATCGGAAGAGGACTTAGATATCTACTTCTTAGTCTCAGGATTAGCGAAAAACGTTCTTCACCGTTCTAGCGGCAAACAGTTCACATTACGTTACTACTACCCAGGTGATTTGGTCGGACTAATGATTATGCTTACAAGTGGTGAAATGACATTTTCTGTGCAAGCACTCGAAAATTGCAATGTATTTAAGTTTAATAAAGCAAATTTCTTAGAAGTCATGACCGATAACAAACAATTTTCGAAAATCATTTTCGAAAGTATTGGTAATCGTATGAAAACACTCTACGATGAAATCAAATTTAAATCATCTCAAGAAGATGACGAAAACATCACCTTATTTCGTACGAAAGTAAAGACCTTAATGGATTCTCCTAACTTCGTTAAGCCGGATGACACGATGCAAACGGCAGCACTTCGTATGAAGGAACAAGGGGTGTACGGCCTTGTCGTTAGTGAAAATGAGAAAACAATGCAAGGTGTGTTAACCCAATACGAGATGTTAAGTTATTTAACTGAGCAGCAAGACAACCATCTCGTAAAGCAATGGAAGAAACATAAACCTTATTGGATCCAAGATGAAGCATTCGCTTATGAGGCGTTGTCGTATTTTAAGAATGATCTGGTTGATTTTATTCCAGTTCTTCATCACCACGCTGTAGTCGGTACGTTGACAAGCACTTCATTTCTTAATATTCAAGATTCCGATTACTTAGATCTTACCTACAAAGTGACAAATGCCCGCAGCATTGAAGATCTAGTGAAATTAGCTCCGCTTGAGAACCGTACATTTCACGCATTTATCCGCGCATTGATTGAGCAAGACAGCTTTGCTTATGATGTGAGTGAAGTGATTACAAATTATAATGATACATTAAACCGGCAAATTATTAAGATTTCAGAAAATGAAATGCGTGCAGAAGGCTATGGCTTTCCGCCAATTAACTATTGTTTCATTGTTATGGGCAGTCAAGGGCGAAAAGAACAAAGCTTTCGAACTGACCAAGATAACGGTATTATCCTAAGTGAATATGCTCACCTACCAAACCGGGCAGAAATTGAAGCTTATTTTCAACGCTTCACAAACAAGTTAAATGAAAAGCTGGCTGCATGTGGCTTTCCTGAATGTACCGGTGGCATCATGGCTCGTGAACTAAAATGGCGTAAATCAACAGAAGAATGGAAAAAAGAAATTGACTATTGGCTTCGGGAAATGGATTCAGATAAAATACGCGATTTTGCAATGTTCTTTGACTTCCGTCCGATATTTGGCGATTTTTCATTAGCTGAAGATGTTCGTGACTTTACAACGACGCGTGTCAAGCATTCGTTAACACTTCAACAGCTGCTTATGAAAGAAGCGATTCGCGTGCGCGTACCTGTCGGTGTGCTCGGGAGGCTGAATATGAAGCCGAAACAAAAGACGTTCAATTTAAAAAAGTCAGCGATTATGCAAATCGTCCATTCCATTCGAATTAATGCATTAAAATATGGCGTAAAAGATGTCAATACAATAAAACGGCTGAATGCACTGAAAAAAATAGAAGCGTTTCATCCGCGTGATGTAAGAAATGCCAAAGTAGCACTTCATCATTTATTGTCCTTTCAAATTAAACAAAACCTTGATGAACTTGAAAGTGGAAAACCACTTACAAATGAAATCATGCTAAAGGATTTAACGAAAGAGGATAAACGGAAATTAAAAGAAGCACTCCATATTGCGAACAGAATGCAGCGGGCTACTGAAGTTAGCTTTAATAGAAATCGGGTGGTTTAATGCTTCCAGTTGACGTAAAAATTCTTAAGTATTTTCTTTATGATCAATTTTTCTATAAGCATAAAATTTTGAAGGCCAAACAGCACCCCTCATTTGAAACTGTAAAACAATCAATTGAACAATTTGAATCGACTCATGACGCCCAAACTGATTTAAGCAATTGTACATTTACAATTTTTGACCTTGAAACGACCGGCTTCTTTCCTGACCTTTCAGATGAAATTATTTCAATCGGAGCCGTTAAAGTGAAGAATCTACAGGTCATTTATGAAGACACTTTTTACTCGGTTATAAAACCACTTGGTTCAGTGCCACAGCATACGGAAGAATTGACAGGGTTAAGTCGGAAAGAAATTCACAAAGGAGCCCGTTTTCCTTTAGCCCTGCATAAGTTTCTAGCATACAGTCAGAACACAATTCTTGTCGCTCATCCGGCAAGCTTTGATATTAATTTTTTGCAAAAAACAATTGAAAAATGGGGCCTCCCAAGCTTCTCCCCTGCTTACATTGATTCTTTGCGATTAGCCAATTGGCTGCATCATTCTAAAAACAATTATTTAGATGACCTTGTGGCCCGTTATCATATACAAACCCGTGAACGTCATCATGCATTAAATGATGCATTGATGACAGCTGAAATTTTCACCCATCTTATGGAAGAGTGTAAGCAAGAAGGGATCATGACTTATAAAGAGATTCAACAATTAATGAAATAAGAGGTTGACTCCGAGTCAACCTCTTTGCTTTATCGTGCCAGCCAGTTTGATAATTGCTTTTCATGCTGCTTTGCGTCGTGATAACCAAGTTCATATAAGTCGACTAAACGTTGTTGATTACGTTCAATTCTGCTTACAGGTAAATCAACGCTCGGCTTAATAACATAAACATTGCCTGCTTGTTGCTCTGCTTCCATATAACCTAATGTTTCATTATATAAACGGTACCGTTGTTGTAACAATTCCGCTACCTTTGGATAGCTTCTGCACATCACTTTTGTGAGCGATGGAAACCGGCTTGGACTACGTTTAAAGTTTTCAGGCTTTGTCATAATCACAATGTTCTTCTTATAGCCATCATTTTGTGATTTCTTTAACGGGATAGGGTCGATAATTCCTCCATCAAGCAGTTTCTTTCCGTTATAATCAACAGCAGGAGCAATAAATGGCAACGAACTGGAAGCTCGAATAATCGTCAGAATATCCTCTCCGTGATCATGCTTATTGTAATAAACCGCTTCCCCTGTTTCACAATCTGTTGTTCCGACTAAGAACTGTTCCTCTCCTCTTAAAAAGGTATCAAAGTCAAACGGGACAACTTTATTTGGAATTTCATCAAATAGAAAATCCATCCCAAATAATTGCCGTTTTAATAATAAGTTTCGAAATGATAAATACCTCGGGTCATTAACGAGCCCTGTATTCACTTTTTTATTACGTCCTTTTTGCCGTGAAAGATAAGAAGCTGCCATACACGCACCTGCTGAAACACCAATTACATATGGAAAGAACAAATTCTTCTCCATAAAATATTCGAGCACACCTGCTGTATAGAGCCCTCTCATTCCTCCGCCTTCTAGTACAAGTCCAGTATCATTCATTTTGTTCCCCTCTTGCCTTTTTATGTATGTCTTTTCAGTATAGCATGCATACAGAGAGAGCGTATACAAATTGCTTATAGGTCCTCTTACATATATTTTTCAGAATTAATTGACAAATCAAACAACGTATTATACCCTATTAAAACAATAGGAATTAACGGAACAATATTTAAAGGAGGACGAGAATGGATAATATTAGCGGAAAAATCGTCATCATAACAGGGGCAGGAAGCGGACTTGGAAGAGAAATGGCGATTGCTTTTGCGAAAGAAGGAGCAAATGTTGTGTTGTGCGGACGCCGAATGGCAAAATTAGAAGAAACCCAAAAACGAATAACTGTTTCTTCCACAGCTGAAACACTTGTCCTTCAAGCAGATGCTTCGATTGAATCAGATGTAAAAATGGTCGTTCAGGCTGCATACGGAAAATTCGGAAAGATTGATTATTTAATTAACAATGCGGCTGTTTTCCAACAGGACTATGTTGCTGACTTGTCTCTTGAATCGTGGCATTATCAATGGAGTAATAATACAACAAGTGTGCTGCTTATGATGAGAGAATGCCTACCAATTATGCGGGCCCAAAAAGGGGGGAAAATTATTAATATAACCTCTGGCTTAGCTAAGGAAGGTGCTGCTGGATTTGCTGCCTATAGTGCAAGTAAAGCAGCTGTTGAAACACTCACTTATTCAGTTGAGGAAGAAGAGTCTCGAAACGGAATTATCACCCATGTATTTAACCCAGGAGTGATGAAGACCGAATTACAAGCATTAGGTGAAGACCCGTCCGGAATTGCCCCATATATTATTGAGTTAGCAAAATCAACCATTCGTAGTGAAAAATCCATACTGAGTATTGACAGCTTTCCGCTTGGGAATGTTCAAACAATTTAATTTTTTTCTACTCCCCACCGTCTTTTAAATAAAACAAGGCAAACACTCCATTTCGAGTTTGCCTTGTTTTATTTAATTGCTAATCTTTACGATTACACAAATAGAAATCCGATTGCGAGATAAAAAATAGAGGAAACACTCGCTACCATCAATGCATAAGGAAGTTGAGTCTTAACATGATCAATATGATCAGCTGCAGCACCAGTCGATGCAAGAATGGTTGTATCTGAGAGTGGCGAACAGTGGTCTCCAAATACACCACCTCCAGCAACTGCTGAAATAGAAGCTAACACAACAGTGGAAACTTCCCCTCCCGCAAAGTTAAAAGCAATCGGCAGCGCTAAAGGCATGACAATTGCAAACGTTCCCCACGAGGTTCCGGTTGAAAATGCAATGACAGCGGCAATAATAAATGTAATAAAAGGCAATAAATGTGGCGTTAGCCAGTTTTCAGAAATAGAAATAATATAGTTTGCTGTACCCATATCTTTACTTAATTGATTAAGAGAATAAGCAAAAGCAAGAATAATAATAGCAGGCATTACTCCCTTCATACCATTTATTGCGGTTTTCATAATATCAGATAAAGGAACACCCTGGATGCGCATTAAAACACCTAATACTACTGAGGCAGTTAGAAATGCTTCCATTGTTTTAGCAGAACCCGTTACAATAAATGTTCCAATTGCAATAGAGATGACAACCAATACTGGGAAAATAAAATTAAGGAAAATATTAGGTTTTATATTTTCGTATGGTGGAGTATCTGTTAGTTCCTCTCCCATCATCGGTTCTGCACCATCACGTAATACTTTTCCTTCTTCCATTGCTCTTTTTTCTGCTTTTTTCATTGGGCCAAAATCAGGGATAACTTTTACAGCTAATAACCCGACTGTTATGACAGATAAAATGGCATAAAAATTAAAAGGAATTGATTTAACAAACGTGTTTATTGCTTCTGTTTCATTTGTAACCGGACCAAAGCCGATTAATAAACCAGAAATGAAAACAGCCCAGCCTGTAATTGGCATCAGGACACTTACAGGGGCAGAGGTCGAGTCCGCGATATATGAAAGCTTTTCGCGAGAAATCTTCGCTTTATCTGAAAGATCTCTCATTGTTGCTCCAACAAAAAGCGGACTAAAATAATCACTAAAGAATACAAACATTCCCATAAACCAAGCAATTAACTGGGTTTTCACTCGACTTAAATTTCTTTTGCTCATACTATTTGTGAAATTTTGAATAGCACCAGTACGTTGAAAAAATGCAATCAATACACCAATAAATAATTCAAGTAAGAAAATCCATGAGAAGCTTGTTGTTCCAAGTGTTTCTTTTAACAATGTAGGGAATCCCATTAACCCTTTTCCCTGTAATAGAATGCCGATAAAGCATGCTAGCGCTAATGAAAAAACTGTATTTCTAGTTGCAAATGCCATAATTACTGCTACAGCTGCAGGAATAAGAGAAATAATCCCCATATTAATTGGTTCTTCCATAAAAAACCCTCCTTATGTAATAATTAAAATGCTTTTGGAGCATTTGTAAGATTTAATCCTTCAAACCCTAACACTTCCTCAGGTGTTTTATAATCCCGCTGTTGAACCATACTAGTTTCCTCATGGGTTAAGAGCCCTTTATATGTTGTTAAGCTTCTTCGTAAGTATGGGTTTCGTTTACAAGCTTCTATGTAGCCCAGATTAGCAATTGCTTGAATATGCGGAAAAACTGAAGCAGCATATGCAATTGAAGTGGTATGAGGAGCAGTACCTGGAATATTATCTACACCAAAATGAAGAACTCCTTCTTCTATATATGTTGGTTGTTCAAAGGTTGTTGGTCGATAGGTTTCAATAGCGCCTCCGACATCTGCACTTATATCAACAATCACCGAACGTTCTTGCATACTTTTCACCATGTCACGTGTAATAAGATGGTCAGTTCGATGCTTTGGCCACTTCACACAATTTATGACTAAATCCATATCGGAGAGAATTTTTCTTATATTAGATTGGTTAGAAAATAATGTAGTGACATTGCCATTAAATAAATATTGCGCCTCTCTTAAAGTAGAAATATTGATATCCATCATCGTAACATGCGCCCCAAGTGAAGAAAGGATGTTTATAACACTCTTGCCTACAATCCCACCTCCGATAACTAAAGCATTAATACCTGGAGCGCCGCCAAGCCCTCCTACAAGCTTCCCCATGCCACCGTTATGCTTTAATAAATATTGAATGCCCATTAAAGCTCCTACTTTTCCTGCAGCTTCACTATTTGGAGAGCCATATTGGTGAGTATCTTCTGCTGTAAACGCAATGACCTTCTTCTTAATTAATGCATTAACTTCTTCCTCATTTGCTGCAGGGTGGAGACAAGTGAAAATCATTTGATTTTCTTTCATTAATTCATATTCTTCAGGCAGAATCTCTTTTACTTTCACAATAAGCTCACTTCTCTCGTACACATCCTTATAGGAACCTACTATTTCAGCTCCCGCAAGACGGTAAGCTTCATTTGAAAAACCTGCTTGAACACCTGCATCTTTTCCTATTATTACCTGATGCCCCTCGGAAATGAGCTGTTCCACTTCTACAGGGGTAAGCACTACTCGTGACTCACCTTTTTTTAACTCCTTGAACGTTCCAATAATCATTTCTCTATCCCATCCTTTCTTCATATAATTCTTAACATTGCAAAAATTGTGCCAAAAAAATAGTGACGTCTAAGCCTCTTTGCTTAAACGCCACTCTATCTAATGATTTACATCTATTTAACATACGAATAATAAAAATAATACGTTCGTTTAGAATAGAAAATAACCCGTTCATTATGTAATAAATTGGGCACCTAATGTTAGGTTTTGGGCACTTTTATTGAATATTATACATTTTTAACTTATTCTGTAGAGTTTGACGAGGAATTTCTAAGGCTTTTGCTGCCTTTGAAACATTTCCTTTTGTTTGAAGAATAGCCTTTTGGATCATTTCCTTTTCTAATTGCTCAACAGCTGTCTTTAGGGTCATTTCTTCCTCTTCTTCTGTTTGCAGATTATGATAGCTTTTAAACGCATCCAAGCGCATTTTTATATGTTCCCTCTCAAGAGTATCTTCATCTTCTTCAATCATATTAATTGCAAATTCAATAACATTTTCAAATTCTCGAATGTTCCCAGGCCAATCGTAGTTTAAAAAAATATCATAAACTTCTTTTGTGACATGCTTTACATTCTTTTTTAATAATTGATTATATTTATTAATAAAAAGCTCTAACAAAGGCTTAATATCCTCTTTTCTATTTTTCAAAGGTGAGATATGGATTGGGGCCACATAAAGCCGATAAAATAAATCTTTTCTCAGCTCTTCTTGTTGCAAACATTCTCGAGGGTGTTTATTTGAGGCTGTAATGATTCGAACATTGACCTTCCGAACCTTATTATCGCCAACCCTTCGAACATAGCCGTCCTGCAAGACACGCAGCAATTTTGACTGCAAATAAATCGGCATGGAGTTAATTTCATCTAAGAAAATTGTGCCTCCATCCGCAACCTCAAACAACCCTTGACTATTATCAGCTCCCGTAAAACTCCCCTTTGTTGTTCCAAATAAGATGCTTTCAATTAACTTCTCAGGGATAGCTGAACAATTTTGCGTGATAAAAGGCTTGTCTGCTCGGTTACTCGCATTATGGATAGCGTGGGCAAATAACTCTTTCCCAGTTCCTGTTTCCCCATAAATAAATACTGGAGAAGGACCTTTTGCCACTTTCCTTGCCATTTGCTTCAATTCCTTTATTGTATCGTTTTCGGTAACAATATCATCAAAGGTAAACCGTGCTTGTTCCATTTTAAGATTTCCATCAAGCCTGTGCAGGTTAGAAAACATGTCAGAATTTAAAGATATAATATTATGGTTTTCAACCTCCGCGCCTAAATCCTTGGATAATTCGATTGCTCCAATAATATTCCCATGTGAAATAATAGGCAGGGATACATTTGTAGTAAGACTTCTTTTTCCTCTAAAATCAGTAATTGTTTGCCTCTCTTTAAAAATAGGAGCCTCTTTTTTTAATACATGATAGAGTGTGCTATTGTCTTCATGTAAAGTAGGAAAAGAGTTAAATAAATGATCACCTATTATTCGATCAACATCTTCTATTTCCGAGTGAAACCTTGGGTTAAATTTAACCGTAAATAGAATCGTACCTTCCGTATCAATAATTGTAATCCCATCTAAATACCTCATACGTTGAAAAAAATCTTTATCCTTATACATTTTTACCTCCCCTACCATTCAAAGGATACTATGAATCAATTATAAAAAGAAAGGCCACACAGAATAGACCTCACACCCAGGCCTATCCTTGTGATTGATTATGCCAATCTTCCTCAATCAACTGATTATTTGCAATTTCAGCCACTTCATAGCCTTCACAAGCAGCTTTTACCACCCCTGAAAAGACATTCCTCGCATCTCCAATAATAAAGAATCCTTCAATGTTTGTGCGACCGTGCTTTTCTGTTTTATAGCTGCCATTGCTGTTTGTTTCAATCCCTAAATGTCTTGGAATTGTGGATGCTTGTTTTTGTAGCATATCTCCCAGAAAAAGACATTCTCTTTTTATACGCTGACCGCTTTCTAGAACAAGCTCTGAAAGCTGTCCATTAGCTGAGTCGATCCGTTGAATTTTGTCTTCGATGACGGTGATGCCGTGTCTTTTTATATCATTTAGGTGCTCCCTTTCAAGTCGAGCATCACCATTTGTAAATAAAATTAAGTCCTTACCCCAATGATGAATTTCCTTACTGTAACGATAAATCTTATCACCGTTGCCGATAATACCTAGTGCTTTTCCTTTATGCTCCCATCCATCACAATACGGACATAAAAAAGCACTGTGACCATATATTTCATGTAAGCCATTAATTTCAGGCAGTTCATCACGCATACCTGTCGCGAAAATCACTTTTCTACTACTGTATTTCTCGCCGCTTTTCGTAATCGTTATGAATTGCTTTCCATGTTGTTTAATATCTGTTACCACATCTGTGTACCGATGGACTGTTTCATATTTCTCCATTTGTTCATGAGCAATCTTTCGTAATTCAGCAGGCTTCACACCATCACGTGTAAGAAAACCATGTGATTCATAAGTTACCGCATGACGTGGATGATTATCGTCAACCAATGCTACCTTACGTAATGACCGGCCTAATATTAAAGCGGCATTTAATCCGCCCGGTCCTCCTCCAACAATGACAACATCAAAGTGTTCTATTTGATTATGCACAACTGACATCCTTTCAAGCCACCTTTATTGCAAATGAGGTGGCGGTTCGGGGATATTTTCCTTCTGAACAACCTCCGTAAATAAATCTGTCTGATTCACAGCAGATGTTAACGAAGACTGCGTAGTACTAGGAAATTTACTATTAATAAGATTCATTAATTGTTGAATGTCTTCCTTCGTCGCTGGCTGTTTATTTTCTAAAAGCATATAGCCAAGCTGTCCGCTCGGTTCCAGCGTTGCCCATTTCACATCATTTACAGATGAAATGTTAGACTGACGTAAACGCATCTCTAATGCATCAACGCTGAGCCGCATTTTCATTAAATTTTGTTGATTGATAACTCCATTTTCAATCACAGGCTTTGCCTGGCCTGTAATAAGCTTTTCGAAGGTGTTTGATTTCATCTGAATGTACTCTAATAATAGTAACGTAACAATTAAAACTGCAGCTGTAGCAAACGTTCTCCAAATATTATTCCCGCTAACAGGCTGAATTAAAATTGTTCCGATTGAAATCATAATCACCGTTTGTGAAACGGTCATTTGAGAAATCGACCGTCTGCCGCTGATACGTAATAATAAGGTTCCAACCAACGTAATAAGTGCCGCTTTCCAAATAAAGCTTATATCCACTATTCTCACTCCTCCTGCATTTTTTCATATCTTTGCCGTAGAAGTAAAAGTTATGTACCAAGCGAGCATTGAAAGAATGCACGGAGTGTCCAAAAAAAATAAAAACAGCCAAAAGGCTGTTTTAAACAAAAGGTCAGAATTTTTTGGTTGTGTTTTCAACGACTTGTAGTACTTTCGTTGTTGATTCCATTTCACTTTTACAAATTGGACAAGTTGGTATTTCTTCGCTTTTAAAGTCATCCCTTAACCAGCAATTACACTCATCAGATTTACATTCCCAAATTTTTGTTTCAGCTGTTTTAATTTCCTCATCATTTCTTCGACCAAAAGCCATTATACACCACTCCTCCTATTTGTAACAAAACCGGGATTAGAAGATGAATAAAAA is from Bacillus tianshenii and encodes:
- a CDS encoding sigma 54-interacting transcriptional regulator, giving the protein MYKDKDFFQRMRYLDGITIIDTEGTILFTVKFNPRFHSEIEDVDRIIGDHLFNSFPTLHEDNSTLYHVLKKEAPIFKERQTITDFRGKRSLTTNVSLPIISHGNIIGAIELSKDLGAEVENHNIISLNSDMFSNLHRLDGNLKMEQARFTFDDIVTENDTIKELKQMARKVAKGPSPVFIYGETGTGKELFAHAIHNASNRADKPFITQNCSAIPEKLIESILFGTTKGSFTGADNSQGLFEVADGGTIFLDEINSMPIYLQSKLLRVLQDGYVRRVGDNKVRKVNVRIITASNKHPRECLQQEELRKDLFYRLYVAPIHISPLKNRKEDIKPLLELFINKYNQLLKKNVKHVTKEVYDIFLNYDWPGNIREFENVIEFAINMIEEDEDTLEREHIKMRLDAFKSYHNLQTEEEEEMTLKTAVEQLEKEMIQKAILQTKGNVSKAAKALEIPRQTLQNKLKMYNIQ
- a CDS encoding NAD(P)/FAD-dependent oxidoreductase, which codes for MSVVHNQIEHFDVVIVGGGPGGLNAALILGRSLRKVALVDDNHPRHAVTYESHGFLTRDGVKPAELRKIAHEQMEKYETVHRYTDVVTDIKQHGKQFITITKSGEKYSSRKVIFATGMRDELPEINGLHEIYGHSAFLCPYCDGWEHKGKALGIIGNGDKIYRYSKEIHHWGKDLILFTNGDARLEREHLNDIKRHGITVIEDKIQRIDSANGQLSELVLESGQRIKRECLFLGDMLQKQASTIPRHLGIETNSNGSYKTEKHGRTNIEGFFIIGDARNVFSGVVKAACEGYEVAEIANNQLIEEDWHNQSQG
- a CDS encoding exonuclease domain-containing protein — its product is MLPVDVKILKYFLYDQFFYKHKILKAKQHPSFETVKQSIEQFESTHDAQTDLSNCTFTIFDLETTGFFPDLSDEIISIGAVKVKNLQVIYEDTFYSVIKPLGSVPQHTEELTGLSRKEIHKGARFPLALHKFLAYSQNTILVAHPASFDINFLQKTIEKWGLPSFSPAYIDSLRLANWLHHSKNNYLDDLVARYHIQTRERHHALNDALMTAEIFTHLMEECKQEGIMTYKEIQQLMK
- a CDS encoding Na+/H+ antiporter NhaC family protein, whose product is MEEPINMGIISLIPAAVAVIMAFATRNTVFSLALACFIGILLQGKGLMGFPTLLKETLGTTSFSWIFLLELFIGVLIAFFQRTGAIQNFTNSMSKRNLSRVKTQLIAWFMGMFVFFSDYFSPLFVGATMRDLSDKAKISREKLSYIADSTSAPVSVLMPITGWAVFISGLLIGFGPVTNETEAINTFVKSIPFNFYAILSVITVGLLAVKVIPDFGPMKKAEKRAMEEGKVLRDGAEPMMGEELTDTPPYENIKPNIFLNFIFPVLVVISIAIGTFIVTGSAKTMEAFLTASVVLGVLMRIQGVPLSDIMKTAINGMKGVMPAIIILAFAYSLNQLSKDMGTANYIISISENWLTPHLLPFITFIIAAVIAFSTGTSWGTFAIVMPLALPIAFNFAGGEVSTVVLASISAVAGGGVFGDHCSPLSDTTILASTGAAADHIDHVKTQLPYALMVASVSSIFYLAIGFLFV
- a CDS encoding cold-shock protein codes for the protein MAFGRRNDEEIKTAETKIWECKSDECNCWLRDDFKSEEIPTCPICKSEMESTTKVLQVVENTTKKF
- a CDS encoding SDR family oxidoreductase, whose amino-acid sequence is MDNISGKIVIITGAGSGLGREMAIAFAKEGANVVLCGRRMAKLEETQKRITVSSTAETLVLQADASIESDVKMVVQAAYGKFGKIDYLINNAAVFQQDYVADLSLESWHYQWSNNTTSVLLMMRECLPIMRAQKGGKIINITSGLAKEGAAGFAAYSASKAAVETLTYSVEEEESRNGIITHVFNPGVMKTELQALGEDPSGIAPYIIELAKSTIRSEKSILSIDSFPLGNVQTI
- a CDS encoding alanine dehydrogenase, whose product is MIIGTFKELKKGESRVVLTPVEVEQLISEGHQVIIGKDAGVQAGFSNEAYRLAGAEIVGSYKDVYERSELIVKVKEILPEEYELMKENQMIFTCLHPAANEEEVNALIKKKVIAFTAEDTHQYGSPNSEAAGKVGALMGIQYLLKHNGGMGKLVGGLGGAPGINALVIGGGIVGKSVINILSSLGAHVTMMDINISTLREAQYLFNGNVTTLFSNQSNIRKILSDMDLVINCVKWPKHRTDHLITRDMVKSMQERSVIVDISADVGGAIETYRPTTFEQPTYIEEGVLHFGVDNIPGTAPHTTSIAYAASVFPHIQAIANLGYIEACKRNPYLRRSLTTYKGLLTHEETSMVQQRDYKTPEEVLGFEGLNLTNAPKAF
- a CDS encoding DUF294 nucleotidyltransferase-like domain-containing protein, translating into MEQTDLYTLIKNYYPFDLLTDEQLNKVVSGAKYTTFAKNEMLFHEDESEEDLDIYFLVSGLAKNVLHRSSGKQFTLRYYYPGDLVGLMIMLTSGEMTFSVQALENCNVFKFNKANFLEVMTDNKQFSKIIFESIGNRMKTLYDEIKFKSSQEDDENITLFRTKVKTLMDSPNFVKPDDTMQTAALRMKEQGVYGLVVSENEKTMQGVLTQYEMLSYLTEQQDNHLVKQWKKHKPYWIQDEAFAYEALSYFKNDLVDFIPVLHHHAVVGTLTSTSFLNIQDSDYLDLTYKVTNARSIEDLVKLAPLENRTFHAFIRALIEQDSFAYDVSEVITNYNDTLNRQIIKISENEMRAEGYGFPPINYCFIVMGSQGRKEQSFRTDQDNGIILSEYAHLPNRAEIEAYFQRFTNKLNEKLAACGFPECTGGIMARELKWRKSTEEWKKEIDYWLREMDSDKIRDFAMFFDFRPIFGDFSLAEDVRDFTTTRVKHSLTLQQLLMKEAIRVRVPVGVLGRLNMKPKQKTFNLKKSAIMQIVHSIRINALKYGVKDVNTIKRLNALKKIEAFHPRDVRNAKVALHHLLSFQIKQNLDELESGKPLTNEIMLKDLTKEDKRKLKEALHIANRMQRATEVSFNRNRVV
- a CDS encoding DUF421 domain-containing protein, which codes for MDISFIWKAALITLVGTLLLRISGRRSISQMTVSQTVIMISIGTILIQPVSGNNIWRTFATAAVLIVTLLLLEYIQMKSNTFEKLITGQAKPVIENGVINQQNLMKMRLSVDALEMRLRQSNISSVNDVKWATLEPSGQLGYMLLENKQPATKEDIQQLMNLINSKFPSTTQSSLTSAVNQTDLFTEVVQKENIPEPPPHLQ
- a CDS encoding patatin family protein; its protein translation is MNDTGLVLEGGGMRGLYTAGVLEYFMEKNLFFPYVIGVSAGACMAASYLSRQKGRNKKVNTGLVNDPRYLSFRNLLLKRQLFGMDFLFDEIPNKVVPFDFDTFLRGEEQFLVGTTDCETGEAVYYNKHDHGEDILTIIRASSSLPFIAPAVDYNGKKLLDGGIIDPIPLKKSQNDGYKKNIVIMTKPENFKRSPSRFPSLTKVMCRSYPKVAELLQQRYRLYNETLGYMEAEQQAGNVYVIKPSVDLPVSRIERNQQRLVDLYELGYHDAKQHEKQLSNWLAR